In Pajaroellobacter abortibovis, the following are encoded in one genomic region:
- the hisG gene encoding ATP phosphoribosyltransferase, whose amino-acid sequence MCDLESVASLQGCTIATLYPNTLKYFLDARGIQSQVVVMHGSVKMAPKIGIANAICDLVSTEWTLIENGLQEIEHVLDSQAVLVGNPDAVQGNKRVLLDQLLLRMKGVIHATTSKCIMLHVDKEKLPLGCKALPGRESTTVVELRGMSSKVALHAVSREDVFWNTIKQLKSLGATSILVVPIEKSME is encoded by the coding sequence ATGTGCGATCTCGAATCTGTTGCTAGTCTCCAAGGGTGTACAATTGCTACCTTATATCCGAATACGTTGAAGTATTTCTTGGATGCGAGGGGGATTCAGAGTCAGGTTGTGGTCATGCACGGTTCGGTAAAGATGGCTCCTAAGATAGGGATTGCAAATGCGATCTGCGATCTCGTGTCGACAGAGTGGACACTTATCGAGAATGGCCTCCAAGAAATAGAGCATGTCCTAGACAGCCAGGCAGTTTTGGTAGGGAACCCTGATGCTGTTCAGGGGAACAAGCGCGTCCTTCTAGATCAACTGTTGCTTAGAATGAAGGGAGTCATTCACGCAACAACCAGCAAATGTATCATGCTTCATGTGGACAAAGAAAAGCTGCCTCTGGGTTGTAAGGCACTTCCAGGGCGTGAATCCACCACCGTTGTTGAGTTACGAGGGATGAGCAGCAAGGTTGCCCTGCACGCTGTCAGTCGAGAGGATGTGTTTTGGAATACGATAAAACAACTGAAATCGTTGGGGGCGACTTCGATTCTCGTGGTGCCTATTGAAAAGAGTATGGAATAA
- a CDS encoding inositol monophosphatase family protein — MSQSSHLGEGKECGETREEKEFTWVIDLIDGTTAFAMGKPTYTFLATLVKSGIPLLGILDQPILKERWIGIQGEISTYNGTPITPSPLNPLLNASLQSTPPDTFLHPNERYCF, encoded by the coding sequence GTGTCCCAATCATCGCATTTGGGGGAAGGGAAGGAATGTGGAGAAACTCGCGAGGAAAAAGAGTTCACGTGGGTGATCGACCTCATTGATGGGACAACAGCATTTGCCATGGGAAAGCCAACTTACACGTTTCTGGCAACCTTGGTGAAAAGTGGCATCCCCCTCCTTGGAATCCTTGATCAACCGATTTTAAAAGAGAGATGGATAGGGATCCAGGGAGAAATCTCTACATACAATGGGACACCGATCACCCCTTCCCCTCTCAATCCTTTACTGAACGCAAGCCTACAGTCCACTCCTCCTGATACGTTCCTTCACCCTAATGAACGCTATTGCTTTTAA